The DNA region GCCACCTCGTTGATGAATCGCGCCCCGGCATCGGCATCGCTCAGCCCGAACAGCACCGATTGCTGGTACAACTCGGCATCCGTCAGCCGCCAGGGAGATCGCCGATCGATCTCGACCTGAAGGTTCGCCCTGTCGCCCTCGCCGAAATCCCACTGCGAGGAAAAGAACACCAGTTGCACCGACCCGTCCTGGTGAATCCAGATCGAGAAGCTCTCGCCCGGATCGGACACTTCGGCATCGCAGGATATGCTTCCGTCGTCGAAGGCCACGGCCATCACCTGCCAGGCCTTGTGCGAGAAAAGCACTTCGGATTGCGGGTCCGCCAGAACTGGGCCTGCGCAGAAAAGCGCCGCCAGGAATGCCGCCGCACGCCCCATGATGCCCTCCACAAACCGATGGCTGCATGATTGGCTCGGGGCGCGATTCCCGCAAGCCCCCAGGCTAGGCCGCCCGCCAAGTGCATGGCGGGCTTGGCTCAATCCACCATATCGCAGGGCAACGTGTACTGCCCCAGGAGATGAGACATCGCCTCGGCATCGACCGGACCCGTCTTCTCCAGCCGCGCCACCAGCCCGCGCTTGCGGTCCTCCACCACCTCGCTCACCCGCACCGCGAACCCGGCCTCTGCCAGGTCATGCGACAGAACCCGCGCAATCGCGCGCTTGCGCAGATCGGGCTTGAAGACCTTTCCCACGGCGGTCTTGGGCAACTCGTCCAGGATCTCGATGTGCTTGGGCACCGCCGCCCGCTCGCTGATCTGCGCCTTGGCCCAATCGGCAAGCTCGGCCTCCGTCACCGTGGCACCTTTCATCAGTTCCACATAGACGCAGGGCAACTCGCCCGCATGTTTGTCGGGCTGGCCGATGGCCCCCGCAAAGGCCACCGCCGGATGGCGCATCATCGCCTCTTCGATCAGCGCGGGGTCGATGTTGTGCCCGCCGCGAATGATCAGGTCCTTCGCGCGCCCGGTGATGAACAGATAGCCATCCGCATCAAGCCGCCCAAGGTCGCCCGTCCGCAGATACTTCCCCGCGAACAGTCCCTTGTTGCGCTCGGCTTCCGTATAGGTGCCGCCCACCACCACGCCGGGGTTAGACACACAGATCTCGCCCACCTCGTCCACCGCGCAGTCGTGGAAGTCCCCGCCCGAAACGGGCCGCAGGATTCGCACCTCGGTATAGGGGAACGGCAGCCCGACAGAGCCGATCTTCTTCGTGCCATCCGGCGGATTCACCGCAACAAGGCAGGTCGCCTCGGTCAGGCCATAGCCTTCCACGATCTGCACCCCGGTCGCCTTCTCGAACCGGTTGTACAACTCCACCGGCAGCGCCGCCGAGCCCGAGAAAGCCCCGCGCAATGTGCTGACATCGGCATTGATCGGCCGCTGCATCAGCGCCGAAAGCGCCGTGGGCACCGCGATCAGGTAAGTGCATTTCCAGCGTTCGATCAGTTTCCAAAGGTTGTCGAAGACCCCTGCCCCGCGATACCCCGCCGGTGTCGGAAACACGACATGCCCCCCGCTCGCGATCATCGACATCAGGATCGGATGGCAGGCAAAGACATGGAACAACGGCAAGGGGCACATCACCGTGTCGGTCTCCCGGAACAACAGCCGATTGCCCAGCCATCCGTTGTAGACCATGCCGGAAACCCGGTGCTGTGCCACCTTGGGCATCCCGGTCGTGCCGCCGGTGTGGAAATAGGCCGCCACCCGATCCTCTGCCGGATCGTCAAAGCTCAGCCTGTCCGCAGGCTGCCCCGCCACGGCATGGGAAAAGTTCAGCACGCGCGCATGATGCGCCACCGGGTTCTTGGGCCGCAACAGCCGCACCAGCAGCGACTTCGGGAAAGTCAGGTACCGCACCAGATCGACCTCCAGCACGGTCTGCACGCCCGGCGCATGGCGCACCGCTTCGGCCACCTTCTGCGGCACGTCGGTCTTGGGAAAGGCGCGCAGCGTCACCACGACCTTGGCCTTCGTCTCGCGCAGGATCGAGGCGATCTGCTCCGGCTCCAGAAGCGGGTTGATCGGAGTCACGATCCCGGCCACGGCGCCGCCAAGAAGGGTGACAGCCGTTTCCATCGAATTCGGAAGCACATAGGCCACGCAATCCGTAGGCCCCACGCCCAACGACCGCAACAGGTTCGCCGCCTGGGTCACCTGCCCCATCAGCGCGTTCCAGGTCAGCGTTTCGGCCTTCGAACCCGGATCGGCCATCAGCTGATAGGTGATCGCGGGCCGCGCCCCATGCGACGCAGCCGTGCGCGCAAGAAAGCGGTAGATGGTGCGCGGCAACTCGCGCGCCTCCCAGGGCATCTCTGCCTCGATCGCGCGCAGATCCTCGCGTGTCGCGAAACTTCCCATGGTCTCCTCCCCGTCTCCCCTCTCATCCGGGGGAGTTCGGGAAAGATGGCGACAAATCAGCCCTGCCACAAGCGCCCGCCGCAGGGAGGGACGCAACGTCGGTGGCTGGCGGTCAGGCCTGTCCGTCGGTGAACTGCAGCCGCGCCAGCCGGGCGTAAAGCCCGCCGCCCGCCACAAGCTCGTCATGCGTGCCCTGCGCCACGATCCGCCCGTGCTCGAAAACCACGATGCGGTCCGCCCGCTTCACCGTGGCCAGCCGGTGCGCCACCACCAGAACCGTGCGACCCTCGCCCATGCGCTCCACCGCGGCCTGCACCGCGCGCTCGCTCTCGGCGTCCAGCGCGCTGGTCGCCTCGTCCAGCAGCAGCACGCTGGCATCGCGCAGGATCGCCCGGGCAATGGCCACGCGCTGCCGCTGGCCGCCCGACAGCATCACCCCCCGCTCGCCCAGCCAGGTGTCGTAGCCCTCGGGCAGCGCCACCAAAAACTCATGCGCCGCCGCGGCTTTCGCCGCCGCCTCC from Neotabrizicola shimadae includes:
- a CDS encoding acyl-CoA synthetase, with the protein product MGSFATREDLRAIEAEMPWEARELPRTIYRFLARTAASHGARPAITYQLMADPGSKAETLTWNALMGQVTQAANLLRSLGVGPTDCVAYVLPNSMETAVTLLGGAVAGIVTPINPLLEPEQIASILRETKAKVVVTLRAFPKTDVPQKVAEAVRHAPGVQTVLEVDLVRYLTFPKSLLVRLLRPKNPVAHHARVLNFSHAVAGQPADRLSFDDPAEDRVAAYFHTGGTTGMPKVAQHRVSGMVYNGWLGNRLLFRETDTVMCPLPLFHVFACHPILMSMIASGGHVVFPTPAGYRGAGVFDNLWKLIERWKCTYLIAVPTALSALMQRPINADVSTLRGAFSGSAALPVELYNRFEKATGVQIVEGYGLTEATCLVAVNPPDGTKKIGSVGLPFPYTEVRILRPVSGGDFHDCAVDEVGEICVSNPGVVVGGTYTEAERNKGLFAGKYLRTGDLGRLDADGYLFITGRAKDLIIRGGHNIDPALIEEAMMRHPAVAFAGAIGQPDKHAGELPCVYVELMKGATVTEAELADWAKAQISERAAVPKHIEILDELPKTAVGKVFKPDLRKRAIARVLSHDLAEAGFAVRVSEVVEDRKRGLVARLEKTGPVDAEAMSHLLGQYTLPCDMVD